A region of Maridesulfovibrio sp. DNA encodes the following proteins:
- a CDS encoding methyl-accepting chemotaxis protein produces the protein MNLKSIKTKILLSSACCIVILAASIILLQIWDQNKTSQFVENEVNNLIEESTQKGLLAVAKGEAGVIGAKLEKNIDTARTIASAFKSIRLDDTTRHNIDIRRVFSNILLTTLKDNPEFLGTYSAWEPNAIDGNDEYYKGKTEDGYDDSGRFISYWNRDKTGHIARQALVGYEDSSLHPNGVRKGGWYLNPRETGKENILDPFPYIVQGKQEWLTTMSVPVTINNKFLGIGGSDLRLDFVQKLSEDVAGSLYNGQATVKVISYMGIIVADSANAQNVGKPITQTKTGHAEEIKAKVKAGEAFVELGQDAGLVLAMSPIPLGKTGTPWAVLIEVPRKVVFADAIKLNSAMSENASASFQKAILAGSGIAVMACLALWFITGAIVVPIKKSVEFAESVANGDFDQKLEINQADEIGVLANSLKKMVDNLKKMILEAEEKSKAAEAEAERANVAVEEANIAKEQAARAEKEGKLQAARDLEEVVNIVTSASEQLSAQIEQSSSSISDQYAQISEAATAMEEMNATVLEVAQNASSSAETANQTKEKAQTGSNIVTQVLASMEEVQAVAKQLKDDVTSLGKDAESIGQVMEVISDIADQTNLLALNAAIEAARAGEAGRGFAVVADEVRKLAEKTMTATQEVGSAISKIQQGTQANIGHVETAVTKINETAELSGESGQALDSIVSFVDETSAQVHSIATASEEQSATSEEINKSLAQVAEISSQTTQTMQESAKAVDEMAKQAQVLQNLITQMKN, from the coding sequence ATGAATTTAAAATCAATTAAAACCAAAATACTCTTAAGTTCAGCTTGTTGTATTGTTATTTTGGCAGCCTCAATAATTTTGTTACAGATTTGGGACCAGAACAAAACCAGTCAATTTGTCGAAAATGAAGTTAACAATTTGATTGAAGAATCAACCCAAAAAGGACTTCTAGCTGTTGCTAAAGGAGAAGCAGGAGTAATTGGTGCAAAGCTGGAAAAGAATATCGATACTGCGAGAACTATTGCCAGTGCATTTAAATCCATACGGTTAGATGACACAACCAGACATAACATAGATATCAGAAGAGTATTTAGTAACATTCTTCTCACTACTCTCAAAGATAACCCCGAATTTCTTGGCACATACAGTGCTTGGGAACCTAATGCTATTGATGGTAATGATGAATACTACAAAGGCAAAACTGAAGACGGCTATGACGATTCCGGACGTTTCATTTCCTACTGGAACAGAGACAAAACCGGGCACATCGCCCGGCAGGCACTGGTTGGTTATGAAGATTCAAGCCTGCATCCAAATGGAGTACGCAAAGGCGGATGGTATTTAAATCCAAGAGAAACGGGTAAAGAAAATATTCTAGACCCATTTCCATATATCGTCCAAGGCAAACAAGAATGGCTAACAACAATGTCTGTTCCTGTTACCATAAACAATAAGTTTCTCGGGATTGGCGGTTCAGACCTTCGATTGGATTTTGTACAAAAATTATCAGAGGATGTTGCCGGGAGTTTGTATAACGGACAGGCTACAGTAAAAGTCATCAGTTATATGGGTATTATTGTGGCAGACAGTGCCAATGCCCAGAACGTAGGTAAGCCTATTACTCAAACCAAAACCGGACATGCGGAAGAAATAAAAGCCAAAGTTAAAGCAGGCGAGGCTTTTGTAGAGCTCGGACAAGATGCTGGACTAGTGCTGGCAATGTCCCCGATTCCATTAGGAAAAACAGGAACTCCTTGGGCTGTGCTTATTGAAGTACCAAGAAAAGTAGTTTTCGCTGATGCTATCAAATTAAATTCAGCTATGAGTGAAAATGCTTCTGCAAGCTTCCAGAAGGCCATTTTAGCAGGATCAGGCATTGCTGTAATGGCATGCCTTGCCTTGTGGTTTATCACCGGTGCAATAGTGGTCCCAATCAAAAAATCCGTGGAATTTGCAGAAAGTGTTGCCAATGGTGATTTTGATCAGAAGTTGGAAATCAATCAGGCTGACGAAATCGGTGTATTGGCTAACTCGCTAAAAAAGATGGTCGATAACCTCAAAAAAATGATTCTGGAAGCTGAAGAAAAGAGTAAGGCTGCAGAAGCAGAAGCTGAGCGGGCCAACGTTGCGGTTGAAGAAGCAAATATAGCTAAGGAACAGGCTGCAAGAGCTGAAAAAGAAGGTAAACTCCAGGCTGCAAGAGACCTTGAAGAAGTTGTAAACATTGTAACTTCTGCCTCAGAGCAACTTTCAGCACAAATTGAGCAATCATCTTCGAGCATCTCAGACCAATATGCTCAAATCAGTGAAGCAGCAACCGCAATGGAAGAAATGAATGCGACCGTTTTAGAGGTTGCCCAGAATGCTTCCAGCTCAGCAGAAACAGCAAACCAGACTAAAGAAAAGGCCCAGACTGGATCGAACATTGTTACGCAAGTTCTCGCCAGCATGGAAGAAGTTCAGGCTGTCGCCAAGCAGCTCAAGGACGATGTAACAAGCTTAGGTAAAGATGCTGAAAGTATCGGTCAAGTCATGGAAGTTATCTCAGATATCGCAGACCAGACAAACCTCCTCGCCCTTAACGCTGCCATCGAAGCAGCCAGAGCAGGTGAAGCAGGCCGGGGATTCGCTGTAGTAGCTGATGAAGTTCGCAAACTCGCTGAAAAGACAATGACCGCTACTCAGGAAGTAGGCTCTGCTATCAGCAAAATCCAGCAGGGAACACAGGCAAACATAGGCCACGTTGAAACAGCAGTAACTAAAATTAATGAGACCGCAGAACTTTCAGGAGAATCCGGTCAGGCTTTGGATTCAATCGTTTCATTTGTAGATGAAACATCTGCACAGGTTCACAGCATAGCAACTGCATCTGAAGAACAGTCAGCTACAAGTGAAGAGATCAACAAATCTCTTGCGCAAGTAGCAGAAATATCCTCTCAAACAACACAAACAATGCAGGAATCAGCAAAAGCTGTTGATGAGATGGCAAAGCAGGCACAGGTTTTACAGAACCTTATAACTCAGATGAAAAACTAG
- a CDS encoding IS481 family transposase — protein MSSFNQNIIKHKIGLLNLAEELGNVSRACKLMGFSRDTFYRYHSAKEEGGVEALFDKSRRKPNLKNRVDQAIEDAVVVYATDFPAHGQTRTSNELRKLGVFVSPSGVRSIWLRHNLHNFKLRLTALEKISAEQGVVLTEAQVQALEKKKDDDLACGEIETAHPGYLGSQDTFYVGTIKGVGRIYQQTFVDTYSKWAAAKLYTTKTPITAADMLNDKVLPFFAEQEMGILRMLTDRGTEYCGCVEKHDYELFLGICGIEHTKTKARHPQTNGICERFHKTILDEFYRVTFRRKIYTSQEELQTDLDIWIDEYNTQRSHQGKMCCGRTPLATMLDGKELWNDKVLSLN, from the coding sequence ATGTCCAGTTTCAATCAAAACATCATAAAACACAAGATAGGTCTGCTGAATCTGGCGGAAGAACTCGGTAATGTTTCCAGAGCTTGCAAGCTGATGGGCTTTTCTCGGGACACCTTTTACCGGTATCATTCAGCCAAGGAAGAAGGCGGTGTGGAAGCACTTTTTGATAAGTCCCGTCGTAAACCGAACCTGAAGAATCGGGTAGATCAGGCAATCGAAGACGCAGTTGTTGTTTACGCAACTGACTTTCCTGCTCATGGACAAACAAGAACCAGTAATGAGCTAAGAAAGTTGGGCGTTTTTGTTTCGCCTTCAGGAGTTAGATCCATTTGGCTCCGGCACAATCTCCATAATTTCAAGCTCCGGTTGACTGCGCTGGAGAAGATTTCAGCAGAGCAAGGAGTTGTACTCACCGAGGCGCAGGTTCAGGCCCTTGAGAAGAAAAAGGATGATGATTTGGCCTGCGGTGAAATCGAAACAGCCCATCCTGGCTATCTGGGTAGTCAGGACACCTTCTATGTCGGCACAATCAAAGGCGTTGGGCGGATCTATCAGCAGACTTTTGTGGACACCTATTCCAAGTGGGCAGCCGCAAAGCTCTACACAACCAAAACGCCGATCACTGCAGCCGATATGCTCAACGACAAGGTCCTTCCTTTCTTCGCAGAGCAGGAAATGGGCATTTTACGCATGCTGACCGACAGAGGAACCGAGTATTGCGGATGCGTTGAGAAACACGATTACGAACTGTTTCTTGGCATTTGCGGCATCGAGCACACAAAGACTAAAGCACGTCACCCGCAAACAAACGGGATTTGCGAACGCTTCCACAAAACGATTCTGGATGAATTCTACAGGGTCACATTCAGACGTAAGATCTATACTTCACAGGAAGAATTGCAGACAGATCTTGATATCTGGATTGATGAATACAACACGCAACGATCTCATCAGGGAAAAATGTGTTGCGGTCGAACACCACTGGCAACTATGCTGGATGGAAAAGAACTCTGGAACGACAAGGTTCTGAGTTTAAACTAA
- a CDS encoding EAL domain-containing protein, which translates to MTKDDLLEALYQGLNERFQYNRLLSLSQRAGSVCSFEIQIDQKGRQIYTRWSDNARDMLVLDKVQPLDNLEILFDKVHPDDVLTARRGCLFCMDHNQCPSAEYRIILPDGQYRWILQTSDVSMDANGKSLRLLSVLSDITEQKRQQEQLEYQAYHDELTGLGNRARLLEQLTEALDKASAAKQQVALLFIDLDNFKLVNDSLGHSFGDLLLQNYARRLTSLMPMNTEAIRLGGDEFAIVVHELNGDALTLSESIQQAMEQPFNIGKIEIFVSNSIGIAFNLNPDGSALQMIRDADTAMYEAKSHGKNSVQVFDAKMHDKAALHFKMTGDMRKGLSNNDFYLLFQPIVNINSLQVEGFEALLRWQHPEEGLIMPDKFIPVAEESGLILPLGDKVMEMACAQAKEWELSKSSIPPFISFNVSVHQLRQIDFATRVISTIKGYGLDPFLLKVEITESGVMEDAEASLRLLHTLKKEKLRLQIDDFGTGYSSLGYLRRIPADNLKIDRSFVDGMENDEEKLAIVKTIITLADSLGMDVVAEGIEKVEQLTHLRKLGCKYGQGFLFDKPMSKDEALLKDNYRDILT; encoded by the coding sequence GTGACAAAGGATGATCTTCTGGAAGCACTCTATCAAGGTCTTAATGAACGTTTTCAATACAACAGATTGTTAAGTCTGTCGCAACGAGCTGGCAGCGTCTGCAGCTTCGAGATTCAAATCGATCAAAAAGGACGGCAGATCTATACCCGTTGGTCGGACAACGCACGGGACATGCTTGTTCTGGATAAGGTCCAGCCGTTGGATAATCTGGAAATCCTCTTCGATAAAGTTCATCCTGATGATGTCTTAACCGCACGTAGAGGCTGCCTGTTCTGCATGGATCATAATCAATGCCCCTCGGCAGAATACCGCATAATATTGCCTGACGGACAATACAGGTGGATACTGCAAACAAGTGATGTTTCTATGGACGCAAATGGGAAAAGCCTTCGTTTGCTTTCTGTATTAAGTGACATAACGGAACAAAAAAGGCAGCAGGAACAACTTGAATACCAAGCTTACCATGACGAGCTTACAGGACTCGGCAATAGAGCACGCCTGCTTGAACAACTCACTGAAGCACTGGACAAAGCGTCTGCTGCCAAACAACAAGTTGCTTTACTTTTCATTGATCTGGATAATTTCAAATTAGTCAATGACAGTCTTGGGCATTCTTTCGGGGATTTATTACTCCAGAACTACGCACGACGCCTGACCTCCCTGATGCCAATGAATACTGAAGCAATACGGTTGGGAGGTGATGAGTTTGCAATTGTTGTGCATGAGCTCAATGGAGATGCCCTTACTCTTTCTGAAAGTATTCAACAAGCAATGGAACAACCTTTCAATATTGGAAAGATTGAAATTTTCGTATCTAATTCAATAGGCATTGCTTTTAATCTCAATCCAGATGGATCCGCCTTGCAAATGATCCGTGATGCAGACACCGCAATGTACGAAGCCAAGTCGCACGGCAAGAATTCAGTCCAGGTTTTTGATGCAAAAATGCATGATAAAGCTGCTCTGCATTTCAAAATGACTGGAGATATGCGCAAGGGGTTGTCCAATAACGACTTTTATCTGCTTTTCCAGCCTATCGTAAATATAAACTCTCTTCAGGTTGAGGGCTTTGAAGCCCTGCTGCGCTGGCAGCATCCAGAAGAAGGTTTGATAATGCCGGATAAATTTATTCCGGTCGCTGAAGAAAGTGGATTGATTCTTCCTCTTGGGGATAAAGTAATGGAGATGGCTTGTGCTCAGGCCAAGGAATGGGAATTAAGCAAATCGTCAATTCCGCCTTTTATCAGTTTCAATGTGTCGGTTCATCAATTGCGGCAGATTGATTTTGCAACGCGTGTAATAAGCACGATTAAAGGTTATGGTCTTGATCCATTTTTGTTAAAGGTTGAAATAACCGAAAGCGGGGTAATGGAAGATGCAGAAGCTTCCCTCCGGTTATTACACACATTAAAGAAAGAAAAACTCAGGCTTCAGATTGACGACTTCGGAACCGGCTATTCTTCACTGGGCTACCTGCGCAGAATTCCAGCGGATAACCTGAAGATTGACCGTTCATTTGTTGATGGGATGGAGAATGACGAAGAAAAACTGGCCATAGTCAAAACAATCATAACCCTCGCGGATTCGCTAGGCATGGATGTTGTTGCCGAGGGCATTGAGAAAGTTGAACAGCTGACTCATCTGAGAAAACTTGGCTGTAAATATGGGCAAGGTTTTCTTTTTGACAAGCCTATGAGTAAGGATGAAGCTTTGCTTAAAGATAATTATCGTGACATTTTAACGTAA